The DNA segment GAAGGTCTCTCTAAACTGGTAGAAATATTAACGGCTGATTCACAGTCTTCAGCGAACATCTATTACCGAGAAGGGTATGTCTGAAAAGTAGGATTTCAACAGAGCAACCGAACCAACTCTTCATCCGCGATGAGCGTCTACCACCGGTCATGAGTTCGCGTCACCGGTTTCTCATCGCGGCGGTCGTCATCGTCAGTTCAGGCGTGGCGAGTGTGCTCGCCGCGCCGGACCTCCCGGCTCAGATGGCGACACACTGGAACGCCGCTGGGCAACCGGACGGAACGATGTCGAAGCCCGTTGCCCTCGCCCTCCTTCCGGGGATCTCCGCCGCGCTTCTCGTTCTCTTCGCAGTCATTCCGCGCGTCGGGCCGCTCCGAGAGAACATCGCCGGATTCCGTCCCGTGTACGACTGGTTCGTCGTCGTGTTCGCGGTGTTCATGACGGTGATTCACGGCGGGATCCTCGTGTTCAACCTCGGCTACGAATTCGACTTCACGCTCCTCGTCCTCGCCGCCGTCGCGGGCCTCTTCTACTACGTGGGAGTGTTACTCACCCACACGGAACGCAACTGGTTCGTCGGCATCCGGACGCCGTGGACGCTCTCGAGTGACGAGGTGTGGGATCGAACCCACCGGCTCGGGGGCAGGCTGTTCAAACTCACTGCGGTTCTCGCGCTCATCGGCCTCCTCTTCGGTGAGTACGCAGTCTACTTCCTCCTCGTCCCGGCGCTTCTGACAGCGGGCGTCACCGTGGTCTATTCGTACTACCTGTACGAACGGATCGAGCGCGGCGCAGACGCGGAGTCCGACCGGTAAGTAACCGAGTCACACAGGAGATTCAGTACGTGCGGTCACGAGTCGTTCGAATAGACGCGGGTCCAGAGTGAGTCGGTATGGAATTCACAACGAACTAGATCTCGTCGATAGAACGAGGAGTGGACGTACCGATACGGTTTATCCCCTTGCGGCGCCAAACCATAATGATTAATTATGAATAAAAAGGATGGAACGGCCGGGATCACCAGGGGTTACAAGCAACTTATGAGCGAAGCGGCCGAGGAGGTCAATACGTACTCAACGACGGACGCTATCGAGCGGTTCGGTGAGGACGGCGTTACGTTCGTCGACGTCCGCGACACGTCTGAATCGCTCGAACACGGCGAGATACCGGGCGCGGTGCACGCACCGAGAGGGATGCTCGAATTCCACATCGATCCCGAGAGTCCCTACTTCATCAGCGAGTTCGGTGACGACTCCGAGTTCGTCTTCGTTTGCGCAATCGGGAGTCGGTCATTACTCGCCGCACAGCGCGCCAAGGAGATGGGACTCGACCGGGTTGCGAACGTCGAGGGTGGGTTCAACGCTTGGAGAGAGGCCGGTGGCGCTATCGACGGGCCCCGCCCGACGATGTGACACACGACCTTCGTCGCCGCAAGCCGTCGTCGTTCGACGCATCTGCTGACGTTGCGCCCTGTGTTCAGCGCGGCTTCTGAGAGACACCACTGGGCGAACAGATCCACGGAGTCGAAACAGCCGGAACGCGCCGTCTGATCGCTTCGACGAGACAGTGGTCGGGCGTCGCCGTCGGCTCGTCAGTCGTCGTCGGTGGCGGCGGTCGTCGTCGCCGCCGCACCGACGCCGCCCGCGTCGGTCGGCGTCGCGTTCAGGCTGTAGCCGGTCGCGGCCATAGCGAACAGCACGAGCGGCGAGAGGAACGCGAACAGGTAGTACGGCGCGTACTCCAGCGTCGGCACGCCGGTGACGCCCGCCATGTAGACGGCGCCCGCGTGCCACGGGAACAGCGCGCCGGTCGGCGTCCCCGCGGCCTCGACGGCGCGCGAGAGCTGGTCGGTGTCCATCCCGAACTCCTCGTAGGTGTTCCGGAGCGTGACGCTCGGGAGGACGATGCTCATGTACTGCTGGGCGGTGAGCGCGTTGATGACGATCGCCGAGACGCCGGTCCCGGCGACCAGCGCGCCCGGGCTCTTCACGGACGAGGTGAACGCGTGGGCGATCACGGCCAGCACGCCGGTCCGCTCGAGGATGCCGCCGAGCGAGAGGGCCGCGACGACGACCGTGATCGTCCACGCGGAGCCGGTGAGGCCGCCGGTCGCGAGCAGCTCGTTCACCAGCTCGGAGCCGGACTCGGGCGCGGTCCCGTACATGAACGTGTCCCACGCGGCGACGAAGCCGGCGCCCTGCACGAACACGGTCGTGAGCACGCCGGCGAAGACGCCGGCGACGAGCGTCGGGAGCGGGGCGTACCCGCGCAGCGCCAGCCCGAAGGTGACGGCGAGCGGGACGAACGCGAGCAGCGTGATCGCGTAGGTCCCAGCGAGCGCGCCCTGGATCTCGGCGATCCGTCCCGCGGGGATGGCGCCGCTGGCGCGGAGCCCGAGCGCGAGGAAGCCGAGCACCGCGAGCCCGAACGCGATCAGGGTGCCGGTCCGCATTCGGCGGATGTGCGCGTACAGGTCCGTGTTCGCCACCCCGGCGGCGAGGTTCGTCGTGTCCGAGAGCGGCGACTGCTTGTCGCCGGCGTACGCGCCCGAGAGGACGGCGCCGACCGTCATCGGGTCCGGGACGCCGAGCCCCGCGCCGATGCCGACGAAGGCGACGCCGAGCGTGCCGACGGTGGTCCACGAGGAGCCGATCGCGAAGGCGACGACCGCGGCGACGACCGCGGCGGCGGGGAGGAACGTCGCGGGCGTGAGCGTCTCCAGCCCGAAGTACATGAGCCCCGGGATCGTCCCGGCGCTCACCCACGTCGCGATGAGCCCGTAGATGGTGAAGATGATGAGCAGCGCCTGGAGCCCCATCACGAGGCCGTTCGCGATCCCGTCGAACAGGTCGTCCCAGTCGTAGCCGAGCCGGAGGCCGAAGGCGCCGACGAAGGCGATACTCCAGAGGAGCGGGGCGTGCGGGTCGAGGCCGAGGACGGCCGAGCCGACGCCGAGGAACGCCACGACCGCGAGGACCGGGACCAGCGCCGCCGCGAGGCTCGGGCGGCGGTCCGGGTCGATGTCCTCGTACGTCGTGGGCGTGAACGAGCGTGCCATGAACGGGTGTATTCCCCTGAAGCATAAATATGGCTCGAAATATGCGCGAGAAAGATAACGATCGTTCATCGGCGTCTGCGGAGCTTCGTCGGCGAGGGATCGTCGGTGCCGCCCACGTCCCTCCGTGAACGACCGTGTGCCGCCGTGTCGCGCGGATCCCCGAACGGACGGTCTTATACGCGTCGGTGGGCTAGAGCCGTCAACATGATATTTGAGGGCCTCCCGACGACCCCCCGATCGGAGGAACTCGTCGACAAGGCGTTCTCGCGGGCGGCCCGCGCGGGACGCGCGAAGCGCGGCCACGAGGCGCAGGAGTCGATGCTGCGCACCGCGGGCAACGTGCTCTCGGACAACTTGGAGAACGTCGTCGTCTCGTGGCCGGACTTCGGCTTCGACGTCGACCCGTTCTACTACGAGCTCGCCGACGCCATCGTCGACGTCGACCGCCTCCGTCAGGCGCTCTCGCAGGTGATGTGGGCCAGCCGGCAGATCGAAGACCTGCGCGACGAGTACACCACGAAGATCCGCAACTCCGACGTCGACACCGCGCGCAAACACCGGAAGCAGGCGTTCGCGCGCATGGCCGACATCATGGATCAGATCGAGGACGACCTGCGGTACATCGGCGACTCGCGGGACCAGCTGAAGGTGCTCCCCGACATCCGCCCCGACGAGCCCGCCATCGTCATCGCCGGCTACCCGAACGTCGGGAAGTCGTCGTTCGTCAACCGCGTCACCCGCGCCTCCAACGAGATCGCGGAGTACCCGTTCACCACCCGCGGCGTTCAGATCGGTCA comes from the Halorubrum depositum genome and includes:
- a CDS encoding SdpI family protein, with translation MSSRHRFLIAAVVIVSSGVASVLAAPDLPAQMATHWNAAGQPDGTMSKPVALALLPGISAALLVLFAVIPRVGPLRENIAGFRPVYDWFVVVFAVFMTVIHGGILVFNLGYEFDFTLLVLAAVAGLFYYVGVLLTHTERNWFVGIRTPWTLSSDEVWDRTHRLGGRLFKLTAVLALIGLLFGEYAVYFLLVPALLTAGVTVVYSYYLYERIERGADAESDR
- the arcD gene encoding arginine/ornithine antiporter ArcD — encoded protein: MARSFTPTTYEDIDPDRRPSLAAALVPVLAVVAFLGVGSAVLGLDPHAPLLWSIAFVGAFGLRLGYDWDDLFDGIANGLVMGLQALLIIFTIYGLIATWVSAGTIPGLMYFGLETLTPATFLPAAAVVAAVVAFAIGSSWTTVGTLGVAFVGIGAGLGVPDPMTVGAVLSGAYAGDKQSPLSDTTNLAAGVANTDLYAHIRRMRTGTLIAFGLAVLGFLALGLRASGAIPAGRIAEIQGALAGTYAITLLAFVPLAVTFGLALRGYAPLPTLVAGVFAGVLTTVFVQGAGFVAAWDTFMYGTAPESGSELVNELLATGGLTGSAWTITVVVAALSLGGILERTGVLAVIAHAFTSSVKSPGALVAGTGVSAIVINALTAQQYMSIVLPSVTLRNTYEEFGMDTDQLSRAVEAAGTPTGALFPWHAGAVYMAGVTGVPTLEYAPYYLFAFLSPLVLFAMAATGYSLNATPTDAGGVGAAATTTAATDDD
- a CDS encoding rhodanese-like domain-containing protein, coding for MSEAAEEVNTYSTTDAIERFGEDGVTFVDVRDTSESLEHGEIPGAVHAPRGMLEFHIDPESPYFISEFGDDSEFVFVCAIGSRSLLAAQRAKEMGLDRVANVEGGFNAWREAGGAIDGPRPTM
- a CDS encoding NOG1 family protein, coding for MIFEGLPTTPRSEELVDKAFSRAARAGRAKRGHEAQESMLRTAGNVLSDNLENVVVSWPDFGFDVDPFYYELADAIVDVDRLRQALSQVMWASRQIEDLRDEYTTKIRNSDVDTARKHRKQAFARMADIMDQIEDDLRYIGDSRDQLKVLPDIRPDEPAIVIAGYPNVGKSSFVNRVTRASNEIAEYPFTTRGVQIGHFERDHVRYQIVDTPGLLDRPEAERNDIERQAVSALEHLADVVVFVLDPSGDCGYPLDVQLELREEVRELFGDAVPFLTVANKHDRFEAVQAESVDATMSVTEDENVEDVLDMAVEAAAFEPDLPTRDGGE